The proteins below come from a single Gimesia alba genomic window:
- a CDS encoding SAM-dependent methyltransferase has product MISCPTVQKDVIRSHYNLTTLFYRLLWGRHIHHGLWDEHSNAALELSDYEKTSAIAQQKLTETLAEFIDVQPDESLLDVGCGMGGSSIHLAKTFGCQVTGITLSPVQKRWASLESRWRGQRHNTQFLCQDAETAEFPPESFDVIWSIECTEHLFDKQAFFHKAASWLRPGGRMVICAWLAGDQLESEDAIQQVYDVCEGFFCPSLGSAEDYQSWMENGGLEFQEYHNWTNRVSQTWEICQQRVQKTGVRWLARLIDRDTVMFLDRFETILKAYETGAMQYGCFIARKPL; this is encoded by the coding sequence ATGATTAGTTGTCCCACCGTCCAAAAAGATGTCATTCGCAGCCACTACAATTTAACCACACTGTTTTACCGATTGCTCTGGGGACGACACATTCATCACGGTTTGTGGGATGAACACAGTAATGCCGCGTTGGAACTATCAGACTATGAGAAAACGTCCGCCATCGCACAACAGAAATTGACTGAGACGCTGGCTGAATTTATCGACGTTCAGCCCGATGAGAGTCTGCTCGACGTCGGTTGTGGCATGGGCGGCTCTTCGATTCATCTGGCCAAAACCTTCGGCTGTCAGGTAACCGGCATCACTCTCAGCCCGGTGCAAAAGCGCTGGGCCTCGCTGGAATCACGCTGGCGCGGACAACGTCACAATACCCAGTTTCTCTGCCAGGACGCAGAAACCGCCGAGTTTCCGCCCGAATCGTTCGATGTCATCTGGAGCATCGAATGCACCGAGCATCTGTTTGATAAACAGGCCTTTTTCCACAAAGCCGCTTCCTGGTTACGCCCCGGCGGTCGCATGGTCATTTGTGCGTGGCTGGCCGGCGATCAACTGGAAAGTGAAGACGCGATTCAGCAGGTCTACGATGTCTGTGAAGGTTTCTTCTGCCCGTCACTGGGAAGTGCGGAAGATTATCAGTCCTGGATGGAAAACGGGGGACTGGAATTCCAGGAATATCATAACTGGACCAATCGGGTCTCTCAGACCTGGGAAATCTGTCAGCAACGCGTGCAGAAAACCGGCGTTCGCTGGCTGGCACGATTGATTGATCGGGACACGGTGATGTTCCTGGATCGATTTGAAACCATTCTGAAAGCGTATGAAACTGGTGCAATGCAGTATGGATGCTTCATTGCTCGAAAACCTTTATAA
- a CDS encoding YceI family protein yields the protein MSPQVSYYQRINSLLIAGFVVLSMSLSTSVQAQDATGQVNTKTSRVYTFVGKTGFGHEHAVIGEIKSGTLNLGARSNAGKIVFDMTTWKADTAAARKYIGLKGMTSASTQKDVNANMLGSSVLDVRKYPTATFEIASAVPVKQNAPTGKSFYQLDGKFTLHGVTRNLRLIAEVTDKNQQNHVRTSFSIKQTHFGITPYSKAFGAVGITDELKIYGELDVAK from the coding sequence ATGTCACCTCAGGTATCCTATTACCAACGCATAAATTCCCTGCTGATTGCAGGTTTTGTTGTGCTCAGTATGAGCCTTTCTACCAGCGTTCAGGCACAAGATGCCACAGGCCAGGTGAATACGAAAACAAGTCGCGTCTATACCTTCGTCGGTAAAACCGGCTTCGGACACGAACACGCCGTGATCGGAGAAATCAAATCAGGAACATTGAATCTGGGCGCCAGAAGCAATGCCGGCAAGATTGTATTCGACATGACCACCTGGAAAGCAGACACGGCAGCAGCCCGCAAATACATTGGTCTGAAAGGGATGACTTCTGCCTCAACGCAAAAAGACGTCAACGCGAACATGCTGGGCAGTAGTGTGCTGGATGTCCGCAAGTATCCGACCGCCACATTCGAAATTGCCTCGGCCGTCCCCGTCAAACAAAATGCCCCCACGGGAAAATCATTCTATCAACTGGATGGCAAATTCACCCTGCATGGCGTCACGCGAAATTTGCGCCTGATTGCCGAAGTCACAGATAAAAACCAACAGAACCATGTGCGAACCAGCTTCTCGATCAAGCAGACGCATTTTGGCATTACCCCCTACAGTAAAGCCTTTGGTGCCGTCGGCATTACCGATGAACTGAAAATCTACGGTGAACTCGACGTTGCCAAATAA
- a CDS encoding BlaI/MecI/CopY family transcriptional regulator, with product MTSDESLSKLQSGFTIPDFRNPLSCGANHNNYGYSSKCHFLKKQANRRSRLFPDQREIALGIRFAGNVGIAKISAQKYLRFSIDRTNVKDYRLTHYELELMGVIWELEEASVQDVCDALPRELAYTTVMTTLSLLAKKKKVLKRIKRGRAYIYQPAVTREEVSQSMLGQLKQVLLGDSLPTLMVNLLENENMSEDDISALKNAINKLESKE from the coding sequence GTGACATCTGACGAATCCTTGTCTAAATTGCAGTCTGGTTTTACGATTCCTGACTTCCGAAATCCCTTGTCTTGTGGGGCGAACCATAACAACTATGGATATAGTAGTAAATGCCATTTTCTCAAAAAACAGGCCAACAGGCGAAGTCGCTTGTTTCCCGATCAGCGTGAAATTGCGCTGGGAATCAGGTTTGCAGGGAATGTGGGAATCGCTAAAATCAGCGCACAGAAATATTTGCGATTTTCGATAGATAGGACCAATGTGAAAGATTATCGACTCACTCACTACGAACTGGAATTGATGGGAGTGATCTGGGAACTCGAAGAAGCAAGCGTGCAGGATGTGTGCGATGCCTTACCGCGTGAGTTGGCTTATACGACCGTGATGACGACGCTCAGTCTGTTGGCGAAGAAGAAAAAAGTGTTGAAGCGTATCAAACGTGGTCGCGCCTATATCTATCAACCGGCTGTGACGCGTGAAGAAGTTTCGCAATCGATGCTGGGGCAGTTGAAACAGGTTCTGCTGGGAGATTCTCTACCGACGCTGATGGTGAATCTGCTGGAAAACGAGAATATGTCAGAGGATGATATTTCCGCGCTCAAGAACGCGATCAATAAACTGGAGTCGAAGGAATGA
- a CDS encoding M56 family metallopeptidase, with translation MTPAGFLETISSLSLQSAVLIGVIGVLTFRNKKSPSAHRMWAVCHMLLLVQFLLAFGVPHPRLFSPTLIEYGGYFEAVQNVESGLGQILMMIWLAGVAVSLVLLVLGTTQTVRILRRAIPIELKSLTDQPCLHTGGKSILLLSSEETHTPFCWQIHQPLIVLPRSILSLPADELAMIIRHETEHLRAGHPLHLFLQRLVEAVFWFHPLVWWSSRQAVYSREFYCDNQSVHSSSEALVYLKSLLHFAEQQKKGWNSLSAGFVFRNSPSLIQQRVSRLTNRDWSGSPAMNTNRWRIPVVLMTALLSLLLWIPLNVSASNRSFWSPWPSWSTHVLHSIGIPARDYEIDGHRLRPHEHY, from the coding sequence ATGACGCCAGCCGGCTTTCTGGAAACGATCAGTTCTCTCTCACTACAATCAGCGGTCCTGATTGGCGTGATCGGGGTCTTGACCTTTCGGAATAAAAAATCGCCTTCCGCACATCGGATGTGGGCCGTTTGTCACATGCTGTTACTGGTGCAGTTTCTGTTGGCATTCGGAGTGCCTCATCCACGATTGTTTTCCCCCACTCTGATTGAATACGGCGGTTACTTCGAAGCTGTTCAGAACGTGGAGTCTGGTCTCGGCCAGATTCTGATGATGATCTGGCTGGCGGGAGTTGCGGTCTCATTGGTCTTACTGGTGCTAGGAACCACTCAGACGGTACGGATTCTCCGTCGTGCCATTCCCATCGAACTAAAATCGCTGACCGATCAACCGTGCCTGCATACAGGCGGCAAATCGATCCTGTTATTAAGCAGCGAAGAGACACACACGCCGTTCTGCTGGCAGATCCATCAGCCTCTGATTGTGCTGCCGCGTTCGATTCTTTCTCTGCCGGCAGACGAACTGGCGATGATTATTCGTCATGAAACAGAACATCTTCGGGCCGGTCATCCTTTGCATCTGTTTTTGCAACGACTGGTCGAGGCGGTTTTCTGGTTTCACCCACTGGTCTGGTGGAGTTCGCGTCAGGCGGTTTACAGCAGAGAGTTTTATTGTGACAACCAGTCAGTGCATAGCAGCAGCGAAGCTTTGGTCTATTTAAAAAGCCTGCTGCACTTTGCCGAACAACAGAAAAAAGGCTGGAATTCCCTCTCAGCGGGATTTGTGTTTCGGAACAGTCCCAGTCTGATCCAGCAACGTGTGAGCCGATTGACCAACCGTGACTGGTCTGGTTCGCCTGCGATGAATACGAATCGTTGGAGGATTCCGGTGGTTTTGATGACAGCGCTGCTGTCGCTCTTGTTGTGGATTCCTCTGAATGTCTCTGCATCGAACCGCTCGTTCTGGTCTCCCTGGCCGAGTTGGTCCACTCACGTGTTGCACTCGATCGGGATTCCGGCCCGCGATTACGAAATTGACGGGCATCGCCTGCGACCACACGAGCATTATTGA
- a CDS encoding DUF1549 and DUF1553 domain-containing protein: MNTLHNAASPRLFFRRFLPVVIIVLISSRAVMAEEAKTPVSFVNDVIPVLTKAGCNMGVCHAKAGGGQNGFQLSLLGFEPLEDFDSLVKEAHGRRLFPSVPSKSLLLTKASGETPHGGGNRLPRGSEGYEVIRRWIEEGSTYSTGNEPTLESVEVQPERGLVQMGEEQHLKAIAKYSDGSVRDITRLALFESNIKNMADVSEEGVVKVHDIPGKVAVMVRYQGKIAVFTAAIPLGAPIQSVPAEKNFIDQHVFANLKELGIPPSAICDDATFLRRVTLDICGRFPTQQETEAFLTSTDPNKRDQVVEKLLRSPNYADYFASKWAPVLKNRRDAASDITSNFAFHAWIRDSLLANVPYDQLVRELLGATGTVVANPPVAWYKRVKDPKEQLEDIAQLFLGVRMQCAQCHHHPFERWSQDDYYSFAAFFSQIGRKPTGTRGEDLIFHQRGLAQAKNVKTGEMLKPVALGDDVGTISPDEDPRLRLGNWMSSKENPFFAKALVNRYWKHFFKRALIEPEDDIRDTNPPSNPELMAALEEHFISSGYDLKKLIKAITQSNTYQLSSMPNEYNLLDRQNYSRFYPRRLQAEVLLDSIDQLTGSTTTFANLPPGTRAIALPDNSYTKSSAFLKVFGRPNSASVCECERIQSSSLAQSLHLINSNEVKSKLANGSGRAAQLAKSDKTIEEKINELYFTAFARKPKPDEMKIALEYLTQPEPDAKAKAGQKKKPTNKDYQDLIWALMNTKEFLFNH, encoded by the coding sequence ATGAATACATTGCATAATGCTGCTTCACCACGTCTGTTCTTTCGTCGTTTCCTCCCTGTTGTCATCATCGTGCTCATCAGTAGTCGTGCTGTGATGGCAGAAGAAGCGAAAACTCCTGTCAGCTTTGTGAACGATGTGATTCCGGTGCTGACCAAGGCCGGTTGTAACATGGGAGTCTGTCATGCCAAAGCGGGCGGAGGGCAAAACGGCTTTCAACTTTCTCTGCTCGGTTTTGAGCCGTTGGAAGACTTTGACAGCCTGGTAAAAGAAGCGCATGGCCGACGGCTTTTTCCTTCCGTGCCCTCCAAAAGTCTGCTGCTTACGAAAGCATCCGGAGAGACGCCCCATGGTGGGGGAAACCGACTTCCTCGGGGATCAGAAGGTTACGAGGTGATCCGCAGATGGATTGAGGAAGGATCGACCTATTCCACCGGCAACGAGCCGACATTGGAGTCGGTCGAGGTCCAGCCAGAGCGCGGTCTGGTCCAGATGGGAGAAGAACAGCATCTCAAAGCGATTGCGAAATATTCGGATGGCAGCGTACGAGATATTACTCGTCTGGCGCTGTTTGAATCGAACATCAAAAACATGGCCGACGTTTCTGAAGAAGGTGTGGTGAAAGTTCACGACATCCCGGGGAAGGTTGCCGTGATGGTGCGTTATCAGGGCAAGATTGCCGTGTTTACGGCTGCGATTCCTCTGGGAGCGCCCATTCAAAGTGTGCCTGCCGAAAAGAATTTTATTGATCAACATGTGTTTGCGAACCTGAAGGAACTCGGGATTCCGCCATCAGCTATCTGTGATGACGCGACTTTTCTGCGTCGGGTGACGCTCGATATTTGCGGGCGGTTTCCGACTCAGCAGGAGACTGAAGCATTTCTGACAAGTACCGACCCCAATAAACGGGATCAGGTTGTGGAGAAACTCTTACGCAGCCCGAACTATGCGGACTACTTCGCTTCCAAATGGGCGCCCGTCTTAAAGAACCGTCGCGATGCAGCCAGTGATATTACGTCGAACTTTGCCTTTCATGCCTGGATTCGAGACAGTCTGCTGGCCAATGTACCTTACGATCAACTGGTGCGTGAACTGCTTGGTGCGACAGGAACCGTCGTCGCGAATCCTCCGGTTGCCTGGTATAAGCGGGTCAAAGATCCGAAAGAGCAGTTGGAAGATATCGCCCAGTTGTTTCTGGGAGTGCGGATGCAGTGTGCCCAGTGCCATCACCATCCGTTCGAACGCTGGAGCCAGGACGACTATTACAGTTTCGCCGCCTTCTTTTCTCAGATAGGCCGCAAGCCAACCGGCACGCGTGGCGAAGACCTGATTTTTCATCAACGTGGTCTGGCTCAAGCGAAGAATGTCAAAACGGGAGAGATGTTGAAGCCGGTCGCTCTGGGAGATGATGTTGGTACGATTTCTCCCGATGAAGATCCGCGGCTGCGTCTGGGGAACTGGATGAGTTCCAAAGAGAACCCGTTTTTCGCCAAGGCGCTGGTCAACCGCTATTGGAAACACTTTTTCAAACGAGCTCTGATTGAACCCGAAGATGACATTCGGGATACGAACCCGCCATCCAATCCGGAATTGATGGCGGCTCTGGAAGAACACTTTATCAGCTCGGGCTACGATTTGAAAAAACTGATCAAAGCCATTACGCAGTCAAACACCTATCAACTGAGTTCGATGCCGAACGAGTACAACCTGCTCGATCGCCAGAATTATTCGCGTTTTTATCCCCGCAGATTACAGGCGGAAGTCTTGCTGGATTCGATTGACCAGTTGACCGGATCGACGACCACGTTTGCCAACCTGCCTCCAGGCACACGGGCCATCGCTTTGCCGGATAACAGCTATACGAAGTCATCGGCGTTCCTGAAAGTCTTCGGGCGTCCTAACAGTGCCAGCGTTTGCGAGTGCGAGCGGATTCAGTCCTCCAGTCTCGCCCAGAGCCTGCACTTGATCAATTCCAATGAAGTCAAATCGAAACTGGCGAACGGCAGCGGTCGTGCTGCTCAGTTAGCCAAGTCGGATAAAACGATCGAGGAAAAAATCAACGAATTATACTTCACCGCGTTTGCTCGTAAGCCAAAACCGGACGAAATGAAAATCGCACTGGAATACCTGACCCAACCAGAGCCTGATGCGAAAGCCAAGGCGGGTCAAAAGAAAAAGCCGACAAACAAAGACTATCAGGATTTGATCTGGGCTTTGATGAATACCAAGGAATTCCTGTTTAATCACTAA
- a CDS encoding serine protease has protein sequence MRHLRLQSSIAVGFFILACCLGTSTALAQLVCLPAPRLLTTMPMGGQVGTSFDVKITGENIEPGDELRFSNPSITAKPKLGANGAPVSGQYVVSIAKDCPAGIHEARVMTRLGISSSRAFNVGVLPEATQAKANTTLETAMKLDLNSICNAVMTKQKVDFYTFEANKGQRIIVDCAAKGIDSKLNPVVIIADEQGMDLQVERRGGMLDFEVPETGKYVIKLHGLTYDGGPHHFYRLALKKAAKDEVVARMPSIQKVSAFSWPPVGLTDKSIKPETEPNNQHAEAQKITLPCDITGSFFPAADVDTFEFTAKKGDVWWVEVASERLGRPTDPSIVVQHVSGKPGSETITDLVELSDIPSPVKVSSNGYSYDGPPYNAGSSDILGKVVIKQDGLHRLQLRDLFGGTRNDPKNIYRLVIRKAAPDFALVGWALHMNLRNGDRNALSKPIALRAGATMPIEVVVVRRDGFDGEIELFMDNLPDGVTATGLKIPKGKSRGIMVVSAEANAPRGLTSAQFFGRATIDGKEVIRTCHLASMQWPVKNAWSEVPSPRLMADVPVSVSTSELAPITISPAEKKVWEVTAGEKLTLPLKHERRSEFSGANITLKTYGAGFEKVPAFDAPLTADKSQAVLDLAALKTRPGEYKIAFYGYAVVKYQEDLEAVAEAKTALMQAQQDAEALAAEAKKLADAAKTAPDAQRKNAETAAKAAAEKAKMAQAGIATADKQLKSATAKAKPKDIVDIIVSTPVTIRVNPAKKAK, from the coding sequence ATGAGACATCTTCGACTGCAATCCTCTATCGCTGTGGGATTCTTTATTCTGGCATGCTGTCTAGGTACATCGACGGCGCTGGCGCAGCTGGTCTGTCTGCCTGCTCCACGATTGCTAACCACGATGCCGATGGGAGGGCAGGTTGGTACCAGCTTTGATGTGAAAATCACCGGGGAAAATATTGAACCCGGCGACGAGCTCCGTTTTTCCAATCCGTCAATCACCGCGAAACCCAAACTGGGAGCAAACGGCGCGCCTGTGTCTGGTCAATATGTGGTCAGCATCGCCAAGGACTGTCCAGCGGGAATTCATGAAGCGCGCGTGATGACGCGACTCGGCATTTCTTCCTCTCGTGCGTTCAACGTGGGTGTGCTTCCCGAAGCGACTCAGGCCAAGGCGAATACGACGCTTGAGACCGCGATGAAGCTGGATTTGAATTCCATCTGCAATGCTGTGATGACGAAGCAGAAGGTCGATTTCTATACATTTGAAGCCAACAAAGGCCAGCGCATTATCGTTGACTGTGCCGCAAAAGGCATCGATTCCAAACTGAATCCCGTGGTCATCATTGCGGATGAACAGGGGATGGATCTGCAAGTGGAACGCCGCGGCGGCATGCTCGATTTTGAAGTTCCCGAGACCGGCAAGTATGTGATTAAACTGCACGGGCTGACGTATGATGGCGGCCCGCATCACTTCTATCGGCTGGCGCTGAAAAAAGCAGCCAAAGATGAAGTCGTCGCGCGAATGCCTTCGATCCAAAAGGTGAGCGCCTTTTCCTGGCCTCCCGTTGGTCTGACAGACAAATCAATCAAACCGGAAACAGAACCCAATAACCAGCATGCAGAGGCTCAGAAGATTACTCTGCCTTGTGACATCACGGGGAGTTTCTTTCCGGCGGCAGATGTCGATACGTTCGAATTTACCGCAAAGAAAGGCGACGTCTGGTGGGTTGAAGTGGCTTCCGAGCGACTGGGGCGTCCCACAGATCCCTCAATCGTCGTACAACATGTCAGCGGAAAGCCTGGCAGTGAAACCATCACCGATTTAGTCGAACTGAGTGATATTCCAAGTCCCGTGAAAGTTTCCAGTAACGGTTACTCGTATGATGGCCCTCCCTATAATGCCGGTTCATCCGATATACTGGGCAAAGTGGTGATTAAGCAGGATGGCCTGCATCGGCTTCAGCTGCGAGATCTGTTTGGTGGTACTCGAAATGATCCCAAAAATATTTATCGTCTGGTAATTCGCAAAGCAGCCCCTGATTTTGCACTGGTTGGATGGGCCTTGCATATGAACCTGCGAAACGGGGACCGCAATGCACTCTCGAAACCAATCGCACTGCGTGCTGGTGCGACGATGCCCATCGAAGTCGTGGTGGTTCGCCGCGACGGATTTGATGGCGAAATTGAATTGTTCATGGATAATCTTCCTGATGGCGTGACCGCAACCGGGCTCAAAATTCCCAAAGGTAAGTCGCGCGGGATCATGGTGGTGAGCGCCGAAGCAAACGCGCCCCGCGGTTTGACCAGCGCTCAGTTTTTTGGACGGGCTACGATTGACGGTAAAGAAGTCATCCGTACTTGCCATTTGGCCTCGATGCAATGGCCGGTCAAGAATGCCTGGAGTGAAGTCCCCAGCCCGCGTTTGATGGCCGATGTTCCTGTTTCCGTCAGCACTTCCGAGCTGGCGCCGATCACGATCTCACCAGCTGAAAAGAAGGTGTGGGAAGTGACTGCGGGTGAAAAATTGACGCTGCCGCTGAAACATGAACGCCGCAGTGAATTTTCCGGTGCCAATATTACTTTGAAGACCTATGGCGCCGGCTTTGAGAAAGTGCCTGCTTTCGATGCTCCTTTGACGGCCGATAAATCGCAGGCGGTTCTTGATCTGGCGGCTTTGAAAACACGGCCCGGCGAATACAAGATCGCGTTTTACGGGTATGCTGTTGTCAAGTACCAGGAAGATCTGGAAGCCGTTGCCGAAGCAAAAACCGCACTGATGCAGGCGCAGCAGGATGCAGAAGCACTGGCAGCAGAAGCGAAAAAACTGGCGGACGCCGCCAAGACAGCTCCCGATGCACAGCGAAAAAATGCCGAAACAGCTGCGAAAGCGGCTGCCGAAAAAGCAAAAATGGCTCAGGCAGGGATTGCAACTGCCGATAAACAGTTAAAGAGCGCGACAGCGAAAGCCAAGCCCAAAGACATCGTTGATATTATTGTTTCCACGCCCGTTACCATTCGTGTGAATCCAGCTAAGAAGGCGAAATAG
- a CDS encoding DUF1501 domain-containing protein, with protein MTDPFNASSITPCPGPENRRGFLKMGLAGFASLTLPGILRLQAASPVQNKKKKAVIMVWQPGGCSHIDTYDPKPNAPSEYSGPFGTIPTSVPGMNFTELLPMQAKIADKFTVLRSMRHGSPGHPAGTLRMLTGDPDTRDKEIPKYPDWMSVTNYLRAQEGPRKNPLPPNVAVNFSSQRVGPAYLGDAYGPFTVSGDPNKPNFVVPNIGLSNTAEVKQLNRRATLRQKLDTLERSFDQAGELQALDEFETQAMTLLTNPKTKDAFDLTQEDDRTRDRYGRNTWGQQLLMARRLVEAGVDVLSTSLSGPLCGRVNNWDDHAVNHHVFDALRFRSQAYDQAVSALIEDIYERGLDERVLVVVTGEFGRTPKINYQPSTGAGNASAPAGTKQPGRDHWARAFSNIWAGGGIETGRFIGATDKFGEDSIERICGAGDFLATIYHHLGIDSANVLIEDFNGRPTPIIADQGKPIPELIG; from the coding sequence ATGACAGATCCGTTTAACGCTTCATCGATCACTCCCTGTCCCGGACCGGAAAACCGGCGCGGGTTCCTGAAAATGGGTCTGGCGGGATTTGCGTCTCTGACTCTTCCCGGGATTCTGCGTCTGCAGGCGGCTAGCCCTGTGCAGAACAAGAAGAAAAAAGCCGTCATCATGGTCTGGCAGCCGGGTGGTTGCTCGCACATTGATACGTACGATCCCAAGCCGAATGCCCCCAGTGAGTATAGTGGCCCTTTCGGAACCATTCCGACCAGTGTGCCCGGTATGAACTTTACCGAGCTACTGCCGATGCAGGCGAAGATTGCCGATAAATTTACGGTTTTGCGATCGATGCGTCATGGCAGTCCCGGTCACCCTGCGGGTACCTTGCGAATGCTGACGGGTGACCCCGATACCCGTGATAAGGAAATTCCCAAGTATCCTGACTGGATGTCAGTCACGAACTATCTGCGTGCCCAGGAAGGTCCCCGGAAGAATCCGCTGCCTCCCAATGTGGCTGTGAATTTTTCTTCACAGCGTGTTGGTCCCGCTTATCTGGGGGATGCCTACGGGCCGTTTACCGTTTCTGGTGATCCCAACAAACCGAATTTTGTTGTACCCAATATTGGTTTGTCGAATACTGCGGAAGTCAAGCAGCTGAACCGCCGCGCGACGCTGCGCCAGAAGCTCGATACGCTCGAACGTTCGTTCGATCAGGCAGGGGAACTGCAGGCGCTGGACGAGTTCGAAACTCAGGCGATGACACTGTTGACGAACCCTAAAACGAAAGATGCCTTCGATCTGACCCAGGAAGATGATCGGACACGCGATCGTTATGGCCGGAATACCTGGGGCCAGCAATTGCTGATGGCACGTCGTCTGGTAGAAGCGGGCGTAGATGTGCTCTCGACCAGTTTGAGTGGTCCGTTGTGCGGCCGCGTGAATAACTGGGACGACCATGCCGTGAACCATCATGTATTCGATGCGCTTCGGTTTCGTTCGCAAGCCTACGATCAGGCCGTCTCGGCTCTGATTGAAGACATTTATGAGCGTGGTCTGGATGAACGCGTACTGGTGGTGGTGACCGGAGAATTTGGGCGGACTCCCAAAATTAACTATCAACCCAGTACGGGTGCCGGAAATGCGAGTGCCCCGGCTGGCACCAAGCAGCCTGGCCGCGATCACTGGGCACGGGCCTTCTCCAATATCTGGGCTGGTGGCGGCATCGAAACCGGGCGGTTTATTGGCGCAACAGACAAGTTCGGCGAAGACTCGATCGAGCGGATCTGCGGTGCCGGCGATTTCCTGGCGACGATCTATCATCACTTAGGCATTGATTCTGCCAATGTGCTGATTGAAGATTTCAACGGTCGTCCCACGCCGATTATTGCGGATCAGGGAAAACCGATTCCCGAACTGATTGGCTAG
- a CDS encoding MFS transporter — translation MWSLKTAQRAIIVAGCLAMIYTQLTMSPATIEFARSLGATGLHIGILGALPTLMLFMQFVAAVLANHLQHRRWVWFSFCIVQRLVLIPVAVGPWLFPELSSLTLLWGLIFLTAINHALIHFTTPLWLSWMGDYLPHKGLNRYWGIRQLWMYWSGALSLLGGAFFLAESGLNIQQGFAVLICLGGVFGLVDILIFLKVDEPLVTKVKDPKLKEVLLTPFYDKNFRSFISFTCFWHFAAMLGAPFISYYLLDYIGMDVFRLLLLWTCSWIGGALLSKRLGSMAEHFGNRPMLILCTAFKSTNMLGLLLLPRDPTIAFWIMVPVFILDSLLNAGIAIANNGFMLKNSPAENRTMFIAAGTAVAGMVGGLTSIAAGAFLVLSSGWNFPLLGIDFNNFHILFTISLLMRLVAAVLARTVREPESHWTAQVVVQLVGVTPFRILRFPVGLYRSFRSDEDPDQALKAKRKRKRRASSAKNKKS, via the coding sequence GTGTGGTCTCTGAAAACGGCACAACGGGCCATTATTGTGGCCGGTTGCCTCGCGATGATTTACACGCAGTTGACAATGTCACCCGCGACGATTGAGTTCGCGCGTTCCCTCGGTGCCACCGGCTTGCACATTGGTATTCTGGGGGCGCTCCCCACGCTGATGCTGTTCATGCAGTTTGTGGCGGCGGTACTCGCAAATCACCTGCAACATCGCCGCTGGGTCTGGTTCTCATTCTGTATCGTTCAAAGACTGGTTCTGATCCCGGTGGCTGTTGGCCCCTGGCTGTTTCCTGAACTATCCAGTCTGACTCTGCTTTGGGGGCTGATTTTCCTGACGGCCATCAATCATGCTCTGATCCATTTTACCACGCCTTTATGGCTCTCCTGGATGGGAGATTACCTGCCGCACAAAGGGCTCAACCGTTACTGGGGCATTCGCCAGTTATGGATGTACTGGAGCGGCGCCCTCTCTCTGTTAGGGGGGGCCTTTTTTCTGGCGGAAAGCGGTTTGAATATCCAGCAGGGCTTCGCTGTATTGATCTGCCTGGGTGGAGTGTTCGGGCTGGTCGACATTCTCATCTTTCTCAAAGTAGATGAGCCCCTCGTCACCAAGGTCAAAGACCCCAAACTGAAAGAAGTGCTGCTCACTCCATTTTACGACAAAAATTTCCGTTCATTTATTTCCTTCACCTGTTTCTGGCATTTTGCCGCCATGCTGGGTGCGCCGTTTATCAGTTATTATCTGCTCGATTATATCGGCATGGACGTCTTCCGTCTGTTATTGTTGTGGACCTGTTCCTGGATTGGGGGCGCCCTCTTATCCAAACGACTGGGGTCTATGGCAGAGCATTTCGGCAATCGGCCGATGCTGATTCTGTGTACGGCGTTCAAATCGACCAATATGCTCGGCCTGTTATTATTACCCCGCGATCCCACGATTGCGTTCTGGATCATGGTCCCCGTTTTCATTCTTGACTCTCTACTGAATGCGGGCATCGCCATTGCCAATAACGGCTTCATGCTGAAAAATTCACCAGCGGAAAACCGAACTATGTTTATCGCCGCCGGTACCGCCGTGGCTGGCATGGTGGGAGGGCTCACTTCCATCGCCGCCGGTGCATTCCTGGTCCTCAGCTCCGGATGGAACTTCCCGCTCCTGGGCATCGATTTCAACAATTTTCATATTCTGTTTACAATCAGCCTGCTGATGCGACTGGTCGCCGCCGTGCTTGCTCGAACCGTTCGCGAGCCGGAATCCCACTGGACGGCACAGGTCGTCGTACAGCTGGTGGGAGTCACCCCGTTTCGGATTCTCCGGTTTCCGGTCGGGCTCTATCGCTCTTTTCGTTCCGACGAAGATCCGGACCAGGCGCTCAAAGCAAAACGGAAGCGGAAACGTCGTGCGAGTTCCGCGAAAAACAAGAAAAGCTAA